Proteins from one Mycobacterium sp. EPa45 genomic window:
- a CDS encoding aldehyde dehydrogenase family protein, whose amino-acid sequence MMIDGKLVEGQAGTFTNINPATEEVLGEVADASQADMHRAIDAARRAFDETDWSTNHAFRQRCLLQLQEALESEQEELREELILEVGCPRAITHGPQLDAPLADGLRYPAKLIDEYPWETSLGDAVVSVTGVNTTRKVWREPVGVVGAIVPWNFPFEVSIQKIGQALGTGNTVVLKPAPNTPYNATRLGRLIAENTDIPPGVVNVVTASDHFVGEELTLSPKVDLISFTGSTVVGQRIMEKGAATMKRLFLELGGKSATIVLEDADFALGCMMGIAPCMHAGQGCANPTRLLLPRSRYEEGVEILRGIYEGVSAGDPQDPGTLCGPVISDRQRSRIRGYIQKGVEEGATLLVGGADAPEGMDKGFFVKPTLFVNVDNSMTIAQEEIFGPVLSVIPFDDEDDAVRIANDSPYGLAGNVMAGSLDRALSVARRLRAGFIGLNGTAGYGADTPFGGYKASGVGRQNGIAGFDQYTEIKSVAYPAS is encoded by the coding sequence ATGATGATCGACGGCAAGCTCGTCGAGGGTCAGGCGGGCACTTTCACCAACATCAACCCGGCCACCGAGGAGGTGCTCGGTGAGGTCGCCGACGCGTCGCAGGCCGATATGCACCGCGCGATCGACGCCGCGCGGCGCGCCTTCGACGAGACGGATTGGTCGACGAATCATGCCTTCCGCCAACGGTGTCTGCTCCAGTTGCAGGAGGCGCTGGAGTCCGAGCAGGAGGAGCTGCGCGAGGAGCTGATCCTCGAGGTGGGCTGCCCGCGCGCCATCACCCACGGACCGCAGCTCGACGCGCCGCTGGCCGACGGGCTGCGCTACCCGGCCAAGCTGATCGACGAATACCCCTGGGAGACTTCGCTGGGTGACGCGGTGGTCTCGGTCACCGGCGTCAACACCACCCGCAAGGTCTGGCGGGAGCCGGTGGGTGTGGTCGGCGCGATCGTCCCGTGGAATTTTCCGTTCGAGGTCTCCATCCAGAAGATCGGCCAGGCGCTAGGGACGGGCAACACCGTTGTGCTGAAGCCGGCGCCCAACACGCCGTACAACGCGACCAGGCTGGGCCGGCTGATCGCCGAGAACACGGACATCCCACCCGGTGTGGTCAACGTAGTCACGGCTTCGGACCACTTCGTCGGCGAGGAGCTGACGTTGTCGCCGAAGGTCGACTTGATCTCGTTCACCGGCTCCACGGTCGTCGGGCAGCGAATCATGGAGAAGGGCGCCGCCACCATGAAGCGGCTGTTTCTTGAGCTGGGCGGCAAGTCGGCGACCATCGTGCTGGAGGACGCGGACTTCGCGCTCGGCTGCATGATGGGAATCGCCCCCTGCATGCACGCCGGCCAGGGCTGCGCCAACCCCACCCGGCTGCTGCTGCCGCGCTCCCGATACGAGGAGGGCGTGGAGATCCTGCGCGGCATCTACGAAGGCGTCTCAGCCGGTGACCCGCAAGACCCCGGCACGCTGTGCGGTCCGGTCATCTCCGACCGCCAGCGCAGCCGCATCCGCGGCTATATCCAGAAGGGTGTCGAGGAGGGCGCGACCCTGCTCGTCGGCGGTGCCGACGCGCCTGAGGGTATGGACAAGGGATTCTTCGTCAAGCCAACGCTGTTCGTGAACGTCGACAACTCGATGACGATCGCGCAGGAGGAGATCTTCGGCCCGGTCCTGTCGGTGATCCCCTTCGACGACGAGGACGATGCGGTGCGCATCGCCAATGACAGCCCGTACGGTCTTGCCGGAAATGTCATGGCGGGTTCACTCGACCGAGCGCTGTCGGTGGCCAGGCGGCTGCGCGCCGGGTTCATCGGCCTGAACGGCACCGCCGGTTACGGCGCCGACACCCCGTTCGGCGGCTATAAGGCGAGCGGAGTGGGGCGCCAGAACGGCATCGCCGGATTCGACCAATACACCGAAATCAAATCGGTTGCCTACCCAGCGAGTTGA
- a CDS encoding ABC transporter substrate-binding protein, protein MSYESAAEPIKIGYLMDFKLSDDYPQDRRDDLTIPFDIVFGEALESGQIDRPVKIVYREVEGLPKGSVKNVIDAYAELVDEGCLAIFGPHIGDNAVAIREDIVDRFKVPCLSVTGSDDALSEWFFAFPMGSHYDEPIFWADLLAKGGHTQVGVLMEQSLVGEAYVKNFRKACSRKGLRIVAEAAIAQTAQDVTEAVRTLYDAKAEAIVHCGFGFGIVMLNPALAELDWNPPRFAGTAWQNAWINPVMWNAFMGWTGVDQYDEANPVGQRFLDTFKEKTGRRPEWCVPVVNCDVARTLLHALSDAHPLSPRGVKEALERVKMMPAASGAPGTRVSFGNWTRRAWMGAGYLVARQLDADGSNSHLVDRFGEE, encoded by the coding sequence ATGTCATACGAAAGTGCCGCAGAACCGATCAAAATCGGATATCTGATGGACTTCAAGCTGTCCGACGACTATCCGCAGGATCGGCGCGACGACCTGACGATCCCGTTCGACATCGTTTTCGGTGAGGCCCTCGAGAGTGGGCAGATCGACCGTCCGGTGAAGATCGTCTACCGGGAGGTCGAAGGGCTGCCCAAGGGTTCGGTGAAGAACGTCATCGACGCCTACGCCGAACTGGTCGACGAGGGATGCCTGGCCATCTTCGGCCCGCACATAGGTGACAACGCGGTGGCGATTCGCGAGGACATCGTCGATCGGTTCAAAGTGCCGTGCCTCAGCGTGACCGGTTCCGACGATGCCCTCAGTGAATGGTTCTTCGCATTCCCGATGGGCTCGCACTACGACGAGCCGATCTTCTGGGCCGACCTGCTTGCCAAAGGTGGGCACACCCAGGTGGGTGTTCTCATGGAGCAGTCGCTGGTCGGCGAAGCCTATGTGAAGAACTTCCGGAAAGCCTGTTCCCGCAAGGGCCTTCGCATCGTCGCCGAGGCGGCGATCGCCCAGACCGCCCAAGACGTCACCGAGGCGGTCCGCACCCTCTACGATGCGAAAGCCGAGGCGATCGTGCACTGCGGCTTCGGCTTCGGGATCGTCATGCTGAATCCTGCGTTGGCCGAACTCGACTGGAATCCACCACGATTCGCCGGCACCGCGTGGCAGAACGCGTGGATCAACCCGGTGATGTGGAACGCCTTCATGGGCTGGACCGGGGTCGACCAGTACGACGAGGCCAACCCGGTGGGGCAACGCTTCCTGGACACGTTCAAGGAGAAGACCGGCCGCAGGCCGGAATGGTGTGTGCCGGTCGTCAACTGCGACGTCGCACGGACGCTGCTGCATGCGCTGTCCGATGCGCACCCGCTGAGCCCGCGTGGGGTCAAGGAGGCGCTGGAACGGGTGAAGATGATGCCCGCGGCGTCGGGGGCGCCCGGCACGCGGGTGTCGTTCGGCAACTGGACCAGGCGGGCGTGGATGGGAGCCGGGTATCTGGTCGCGCGCCAACTCGACGCCGACGGCTCGAACTCCCACCTGGTCGATCGATTCGGCGAGGAATGA
- a CDS encoding TetR/AcrR family transcriptional regulator, producing the protein MSRRSDILQSAAALIAASGLRTSLQEIADAAGILPGSLYHHFESKEAILVELLRHYHDDLNEIARQAESRLDGPGSMSAFDRLVDLGSAIAQCAVTHRAALQMTFYEFPSADPDLTELARQQPSAILQAALQTLRAARWSGYIGPNVDISILADRFVQTMLHVGLDVIRNDAGPDKVAALLCTILLEGLATHPVSDADLDASAAFLAADEVVRSWQEPDDPNDDAARIRAVARAEFGRKGYEFTSIRDIAAAAGVGTGTVYRLIGSKDQLLTDIMRAFGEKMEPGWTAVLRSDSSPLEKLDAVSWIHTNVLDRFGDEFRIQLAWMRQSPPDTPNPGWLFSTRVDQMKTLLADGIRSGEIAIDGPSNEMLARAVIGVGWIPENILRELGTRASLIHVRDTSLRGVAARRD; encoded by the coding sequence GTGAGCAGGCGCAGCGACATACTGCAGTCCGCGGCCGCGCTGATCGCCGCCTCGGGACTGCGGACCTCGCTGCAGGAGATCGCGGATGCGGCCGGCATCCTGCCCGGAAGCCTCTATCACCACTTCGAATCCAAAGAAGCGATACTCGTCGAACTCCTCCGGCACTACCACGACGATTTGAATGAGATCGCTCGGCAGGCCGAGAGCCGACTCGACGGTCCCGGCTCGATGTCAGCCTTCGACCGCCTGGTCGACCTTGGTTCGGCGATCGCCCAATGTGCGGTGACCCACCGCGCGGCGCTGCAGATGACGTTCTACGAGTTTCCGTCCGCCGATCCGGACCTGACCGAACTCGCCCGCCAACAGCCGAGCGCCATACTGCAAGCCGCTCTGCAGACGCTGCGGGCCGCGCGGTGGAGCGGCTACATCGGGCCGAACGTCGACATCTCGATTCTCGCCGACCGCTTCGTCCAGACCATGTTGCACGTCGGTCTCGACGTCATCCGAAACGACGCGGGACCCGATAAGGTCGCCGCCCTGCTGTGCACGATCCTGCTGGAGGGCCTGGCTACCCATCCCGTCAGCGATGCCGACCTCGACGCCTCCGCGGCGTTTCTCGCCGCCGATGAGGTCGTACGCTCCTGGCAAGAACCGGACGACCCGAACGACGATGCGGCCCGCATCAGGGCGGTCGCCCGGGCCGAGTTCGGGCGCAAGGGTTATGAATTCACGTCGATCAGGGACATCGCGGCCGCGGCTGGCGTGGGAACCGGAACGGTGTACCGGCTGATCGGCTCCAAAGACCAACTGCTGACCGACATCATGCGGGCGTTCGGCGAGAAGATGGAACCGGGGTGGACCGCTGTCCTGCGCTCGGATTCCTCACCGCTGGAGAAGCTCGACGCGGTGTCGTGGATCCATACCAACGTCCTGGACCGGTTCGGCGACGAGTTCCGCATCCAATTGGCGTGGATGCGGCAGTCGCCGCCCGACACCCCCAACCCCGGCTGGCTCTTCTCGACGCGCGTCGATCAGATGAAAACGCTTCTGGCCGATGGCATCAGGTCCGGTGAGATCGCGATCGACGGTCCGTCCAACGAGATGCTCGCCCGTGCCGTCATCGGCGTCGGCTGGATCCCGGAGAACATCCTGCGTGAGCTCGGGACGCGGGCGTCGCTCATCCACGTCCGCGACACGTCACTGCGCGGGGTCGCCGCCCGCCGCGATTGA
- a CDS encoding cytochrome P450, which translates to MTGASALDLYYDPFDFAIDDNPYPIWKRMRDEAPLYYNEKYNFYALSRYDDVSRELHNWETYRSGRGTTIDVIMSGLEVPPGVILFEDPPLHDLHRRLLSKVFTPRRMEAIEDLVRQFCVRALDALTGATQFDVITDFGALIPMRTIGYLLGIPEEGQQHIRDSTNAQIDLKDGDFQSVSADAFENAYQLFADYIEWRAEHPSDDLMTQLLNAEVEEDGQLRALTRLEVLTYTSMIAGAGNETTTRLIGFIAQMLAQHPDQRRELVADHSLIPGAIEETLRYQAPSPVQARYVARDAECHGRRIPEGSIMLLLNGSANRDERHYPRGEEFDIHRTGAHLSFGQGLHFCLGSSLARMQARVALEEMLRRWPEWEVDLENAAMAHTSSVRGWGKLPMIVG; encoded by the coding sequence GAAGTACAACTTCTACGCGTTGAGCCGATACGACGACGTCAGCCGGGAGCTCCACAACTGGGAGACCTACCGGTCGGGTCGGGGTACCACGATCGACGTCATCATGAGCGGCCTCGAAGTGCCGCCCGGCGTCATCCTTTTCGAAGACCCGCCATTGCACGACCTGCATCGGCGGCTGCTGTCCAAGGTGTTCACGCCCCGGCGGATGGAAGCCATCGAAGACCTGGTGCGGCAGTTCTGCGTCCGGGCCCTGGATGCCCTGACCGGCGCGACGCAATTCGACGTCATCACCGATTTCGGTGCGCTGATCCCGATGCGGACCATCGGCTACCTGCTGGGCATTCCCGAAGAGGGGCAACAGCACATCCGGGACAGCACCAACGCCCAAATCGACCTCAAGGACGGCGATTTCCAATCGGTGTCGGCCGACGCGTTCGAGAACGCCTACCAGTTGTTCGCCGACTACATCGAATGGCGTGCCGAGCACCCGTCCGACGACCTGATGACGCAGCTGCTGAACGCGGAGGTCGAAGAGGACGGACAGCTCCGAGCGCTGACCCGCCTCGAGGTACTGACCTACACCAGCATGATCGCCGGGGCGGGCAACGAAACCACCACGCGCCTGATCGGTTTCATCGCCCAGATGCTGGCACAGCACCCGGATCAGAGACGTGAACTGGTCGCCGACCACTCCCTGATCCCCGGGGCGATCGAGGAAACGCTGCGCTACCAGGCGCCGTCACCGGTCCAGGCCCGCTACGTCGCGCGTGACGCCGAATGTCACGGCCGGCGCATTCCAGAGGGCTCGATCATGTTGCTGCTCAACGGTTCAGCCAACCGCGACGAGCGTCACTATCCGCGGGGCGAGGAATTCGACATTCACCGCACGGGTGCTCACCTGTCCTTCGGCCAGGGCCTGCACTTCTGCCTGGGTTCGTCGCTCGCGCGCATGCAGGCCCGAGTCGCCCTAGAGGAAATGCTCCGGCGCTGGCCGGAGTGGGAGGTCGATCTGGAGAACGCCGCAATGGCCCATACCTCCAGCGTTCGGGGCTGGGGCAAGCTCCCGATGATCGTCGGCTGA